DNA sequence from the Thermodesulforhabdus norvegica genome:
AAATATCCCCTCGACCCCAGCAAAGACTTCATAAAGAGAGTAATAGGTTTACCCGGAGATAAAATCCTCATTCGAAACAAGAAAGTTTACATAAACGACAAATTGCTCGTGGAGCCTTATGTTCAACACACAGACCCGCGCGTCTTTCCCGCAGATGCAAGTCCCAGAGACAACCTGGGCCCTCTTCGTGTGCCCCCTCACAGTCTATTTGTCATGGGGGACAATAGAGACGAAAGCTACGATAGCAGGTTCTGGAAATTCGTCGACTATTCTGCCCTCAAAGGCAAAGCTTTCATTATTTACTGGTCCTGGAACGGAAAAGGCTCGATGAACCCAAATCCGGACAAATTCTTTATCCGGTGGAACCGCATAGGAAAACTCATTCGCTAAGTATAAAGACGGCAGGAGTCTCTTCTTTCGAGATATTCATTAAGCTCATCGGTCCATAAGCCTTCGATTTCTTCAAGGGATTTTCCCGACTCCAGGGCCTCCCTGACCCTTTCACTTCCCAGTATGACGTCAATGGGAAGCCTCCGGAATTCGTACTCGTAAGGCGGAGGTATCCATTCAAATTCTTCGGGAAATAACTCAAGCAAAAGACGCAGGATTGACAACCCGAATCTGAAAGGCCGGAAGCCTTTCCCGTTAAGAACGTGTATATGAAACCCGCCACACCTTCTACCTTGCCATTTATCGGCCAGCGGCTCGAAATAGACCGGCCTTAAAGTTACAGAAGAATCGCATATCGCCATAAAAGGTTTCAGCAGTTTATAGGGATTGAGAAAGGGGGCTCCGAATAGCTGAAAAGGCAGTGTCGTACCCCTACCCTCACTTATATTCGTGCCCTTGTAATGACCCCTATGAATCAAGACCAAAATTCACGTTATTGAAAAGACGATGATCCTCCGTTGTTTATGGTTGGCGGAATCAAAGGGTCATACCCCTTCGGCCTTCGCTCCAGGCCTTGACAACCGGTTTTGGGCCTGATGAACGGAAGGCGGTTTTGGCGGTTGCACTGAGGAAAAGGCGTTGGCTGCTAGGCCCTTGTCCTTTTTCCATGATACCAGGCCCAAAACCGGCAAGCCCTTCGGGTTGTCAAGGCCGTTTCGCTCCGGCTTATGCCTCCGGCGGGGCGGTTCCCTAAGGAAAAGACGACAGAGCCC
Encoded proteins:
- the lepB gene encoding signal peptidase I; this translates as MQVTGKEERNGKSAWDTLWEYAKSILIALILALFVRAFIVQAFKIPSGSMIPTLLVGDHILVSKFAYDVKVPFFDTVIWHRADPKRKDVVVFKYPLDPSKDFIKRVIGLPGDKILIRNKKVYINDKLLVEPYVQHTDPRVFPADASPRDNLGPLRVPPHSLFVMGDNRDESYDSRFWKFVDYSALKGKAFIIYWSWNGKGSMNPNPDKFFIRWNRIGKLIR